From the genome of Fusarium fujikuroi IMI 58289 draft genome, chromosome FFUJ_chr06:
TTATCTGCTTTTAGGGACCTTTTCACTACCATCCAAATCATGGTAGAGACATGCTTGAACCCCGCAAGAAGCGGTCAAAATTTCTTCCAAATGCGTCTTACTGCAGCAAATGACTGACCAAAGTACCAATCGTTGCAATGGTGGCTTATGTATGATACGTTGTTCAATAGTCCTAGAGTCACGTAAGACAGAAGTGCAACCAACATGTTTGATGATTGGCTACACTGATGCACGTATTGAGGGGTAATGATAAGAAATAACATAATGGCGTGCTTTCAACGTGCTGCCTGATTTCAATAAAGCCAGAAGACATTGAACTATTTTCTCGGTCTCTGTTCCATTCTTCTTGCCGAATTGGTCCCTGTTGAACCATGGCTCACAACGATATTGAGCCTGTCGCCAAACTAGGCCTCAGTCTTGCAAGCTCCCTACAAGTACACTCGGAAGCCAACAGAAGAGCCCGACAAAGGCTTCCCAAGTTAATCAATTTGATCAACTCAActgctttgactttgatcaaagttgatgatgtgATTCAAGAAAATGCACTCACAAAGCTGTGCCTGGAAGACGTCACGCGCCTAACAGCCACATGCGAAAAGGTCTACATCGGTATCTTGATCATGTTGGTGCGGCAGACAGAGAGTTTTGTCGGCGACAAGGAGATCAATGAGATCCCACGGGAGGAGACAGGAAAGTATCTGCAATCCATTGCTCACATCAATGTCTGGCGTTACGAGTCTTGGGAGTCGCTCGAGGTTCAACTCGGGTATTTTCGGTATCGCTTGACGCAGATCAAGCTTGAACTCATGCTGCGATATCTTCTGGGCAGTGTCGCCCAGCACCAGATGCGGTAAGCCTGGGCCATGCTGTTATTCTATATGCTGTCTTTGCTGACTTTATGATTCCACTAGGGCACAGACTCGTGTCCCAGGCAGCTTTGAGACCGAGAATGCAATCAGACAGCTTGCAGGACAAGTGGCCTATAAGCGAGCAAGTCACTACAAATTCTGGTCCAAGAAGGTGGACAAATGGACCATCATCGCTCCGCCACTAGCTTCCAGCAATGTTTCCACCACAGATGTCAACAGCACTTGCAGTGTTTCAAGGTAATGCACCGTTGTGATTGCTTCCCTTGTTATGGGCAACAGAGATATTGGAGCTAGGCTAACGCCAACGTATCTTGCAGTACACCTACCATCGCAGTTGACACCAAGATTGAAGAGACCAAACCCGTTGAAACTATTCCACCCGCTGAAACCCAGTCGCCAGAGCTGTCCAAGGACACCGAGGTTTTGGCTGATACCACCGCAGAGACCACCAGCACACCAACACAAAAGGATCAACAGCCGGCCAAAGAACCTGGCCCAAGTCTGCTGACTGCTACCAGAGACTGGATCAAACGAATCGTCATGCCAGGATCGCACGACGAATGGAAGAATCAAGACCTTGAGGTTTGGCAAATTGATCTTGCCGCCCATTTCAACTGCGCCCCAACCAAGACATTCAAGCGGCTTGAACTGGATGACAAACATGTCAGGTCCGCTCTCTCGAAGGCAACCTCCAAGTCCAGATGGAGGAAGTGTCCAGGACTCCTCGAGCAATACGACTCACTCGATCAACGTGTCCGCCAACGAATCGACGATGGTATCGATGCCGCCAAGCAATCGAGCTGTAGGGAACGTACTTGGATCGCCATGTCAACCGCCAGTCCTCCACTCAAAAACAGATACGAGGCTGTTGTTCAGACTGATGCTTCTATCTGTCTTTTCTTCCGGCTCGGTGATGAAGTAGAGCCAATACACGTAGTTGAGCTACACACGGGTAAAAGGCTCACCTTCCCGTATGCTTCTTGCAAGGATCTAGATGTGAGTTTAGGAGATACCGAAGCGTCTAGCACTAGCTGATTGATATTCACTGCAGTCACTGCGTAAAAGACTCTCTTGCCTCACCTTGGGATATCCCGCGTCAGCTATTTTGAAAGACGGAAAGTATAATTTCTGCGCCGAGGACGGAACCGTCATTTTACCTGAGTCGTGGGAATCGCTACGCCGTCCTGGCATGACACTGAACATTCAGAACTATGGCACACCAATACCACCAGTATTCGGTGGGCCAACGCCCTTCAATCGTCGTCCGGGTATGATGCCACCTGGGCCTTCGAATGTTGTTACTGTTGGCCCTCCTTGTACAAGCACTACCACCTCcagcagctcatcaacacgTTCTTATACTTCCCTGACGATGAAACAAGTCCACGGcgagattgaggagatgcTTCACCTTTCCGACTCATGGTCTCCTGATCCTAATACAATGGGCACTGGCTTGGGCAGACTTCTTGGCTTGTGGACTAATGCTCTTGATCCGCATGTGAACGCTACAGAAGATTCGGATTCAGAGTGGAGTTGTTCAGCGAGTGACTCTGACTATTGTAGCAACGGCAGTGTGAGCTCTTAAGGGAAACCACAGGATGCTGATGAACTAATGGGAAGGATTGGTTTAAATTGAAACACAATCGTTTTATGTAATCTAGCTTCAGGTAATTCCGCTAACATCCGTACTAAATTGGATTCACTACTGTTGGTTATATACATCTCCCTTACCGTCGCAATAATCACTCGAGAAACTAATGCAACCCATATGAGCGGTCGGCGAATGAGCACTCCACTCAGAAGCCTCCGCAAACGCAACCCCCGGTAGGCCCCATGGAGGCCGGTCGTCGGTTGCAGCATCCCTTGTATGCAGATCCCTACATTGTTGTGGGCTTGGACCGTGATGCCCCAGCGTAGTAATAGTGAGCTGCGGTCATCAAGGGGATAGCCTGCTCTGAGAATAGAAGGGTAAGAAAGAAGCGTTGAAGGATGGTCGTAGGATTAGCGTGATTGGGATGAGACGACAAAATCGAGGTCGAAGAGGTTTATGCCAgtctttactatatttagtCCGTTATTTTCCAGACACAGATATGCCGAATTATCCATCTGCACCATCGCCACTTTCATCCATTCTCCCTAATAGGGAATGCAGTCCCGACCTACTGTATGTGAAATGTCAAGTGAATACTACCAGCCGGACTCGAGAGCGTACACCACCTTGCTCGCTACCTGGCTtatatctccatctccaaacaGCATCCAAGGCGCCAAATACCTGAACCCATCTCTCTCGACGGACATTAGGTGAAATATCTTTCGCATCTCCTCCATGCCAATGTAATCGATCCTGTTCGCAGAACTTTCTAAACGGTGGAAAACCCTCGCCTCGTGGCAACGGCGCCACCAGTTGAGGGATTTCAGCGGCCATTGCTGCAGCGATAGTGGCAGAAAAGTCGAGCCTGACCCTGTCCCCCTGGTATCCTCAGCAATCCTCCCGAATCTGACTTCTTCACCTAGTGTGCTGAACCTGTCACGCGGATCCAACAAACTGGGGTTGAATGGCGAGCTGTTACCGAATCCTTCTGTGGAATGGACGCAAAACACATTCGAATCTCGAGCCGGGTAGGGGACAGGTCGGTTGCCCCCTTCGTTCCCGGCGGCAGCAAACATGATGACGCCCCGGCCCGAATTCCGCGCTAACTTCATCCCTAGGTTCGGTCTCACACATGGCTAGGTTACCAGGCATTAAAGAAGGAGCACTATTTATACGTAACTATTACTTATGCCGAGAATTAAAGTACTAAGTAGCTCTTGGTGAAGAAGTTATCCTCATTTTTATTTAACGTACCGCATGGTCCACAGATTGTTGACGAGAGCGCCATCTTGGGGGGATCGTAATAAGTTACGTCGACTCAGACATGGGTCATTTTGAAGGAACTGGATCCTCTAATTTAGAGCAATCTGGGAATTGGTAGGAGTTCAAAGTTGTGCAAATTTACTAAAGGCGTTAGGGAAGGCTTAATGTATTGTATCTTAACTtagttaatagatttattaagaacAGCTACCCTGAAGTATTTACTATCAGTGACTTAggattttatagtaaatattattaagttaaaaggCAAAGAATATTAAGTTCAGTCTTCCTGGTACTTGGTCTAAAACCAATCCCAATAACATTAGTTATATTTCACGGAGTTGCTCACCCCCGCGCCTCACTGTTGTCAGCTCAGGCAAAAATGATTCGTTCGCCTATTTTAGAAAACCCCAGCCACAACCCAACGCTCAACGGTATCACCATGCTAAACCCGCTTGACACCGACCTAGACCTGAAGAGGCACTCGAAACCAGCGGTCGGATATACAGAAAATTGATTGAACAGTGTGTCACTCTTTGTATGTAGTATAGCTCGTATTATTGCTATATATGTGTCAGCTTACGGGATTTTATCCAATAAATTTGCGGCTGTGCTACTGATCGTCACTGTGTGGAACGACCTGCGCTGGCTACGCGCGGCCACAgatctttttatagtaacATGGTAATACGAGATGATATCTCCGCTATCACGCAACAAAGAAAACAATTCATCTTTCTGCAAACCTTttttcctcatctcatcaagctctcaaAATTGAAGCCTTGATCATTTTATCTTTCATTCTGTCGTTTAATCTTGTAATTTCAGCATGCGCTTCCTTTCCCTAAGCCCATTCCTCGCCCTGCCCGCTTTACTGGTCGCAGCCCATCAGCCAAATGACGTACCGCCCGATCCGTCATACTACGATGCACCGACCGCCATAAACCGCGGCCACGAAGCTCCCCTCGATGCGCAAAAGGTTCAGCAAGATCCATGGGAGAATGGACCGTTAGTGCAGCAATGGCGAAAATGGGTTCGGCGACAAGATACGGACTCGTCGGAAACGACGGAAACAAAATCGGAGAGTCGAAAGACCGAAGAGACCACGCAAGACGAACCGACCACGACGGAAGAAAAGACCACCACGACGGAGGACAAGCCTACAACGACCGACGAGCCCACGTCCACGACCGAAGAGTCTACAACACAAGAAACAACGACCCAGGAATCCTCATCTACCGTCGAGTCAACCTCGACCgaatcctccatctcctccacctcctcatCAAGCAGCAGTATCACCGCCACCGAGCCCGGCGCGTCCTGCTACAGCACAACAGTCTCAACCACCGTCGTCTGCTCCATCACAACCGACGGCCGCACCGAAAGCGCATCGTGCATCACCAACCGCATGACGTCCAGCACCTGCTCCCCCGGCCTCTTCTGCACGATCCACCCCGACTCTGGCGCGACAGTCTGCATGGAGCAGCATAACGAGATTGGAACGGAGGGTATTGTCGTAGCGACGTTCTTTGGGGCGTGTATTGCGGGGTGCATGGCGGTTTTGGTGGGGATGTGTTTGAGGGATAAgagaagggagaagaagtggcAGAGTATTCAGCGGGTGAGGACGCTGAAGCAGGCGAAGAGGGCGGAGAGGACGAATTTGATGGCTCCTGTGACGCCTTGAAATGCTATCACAGGATGGAGTCAGCATGTATTTTCTTTAACCTGAGGCTTGGGAGTTCTTGGAGTTGGTCATTATTGCACCGAGAATAATAATGATTTCGATGTTTATTCTCGTCACATGTTATGTACTAAATAATTTCTGAAGAAGTGACTCCATATCTGTAAGCCGATTCCGAACCATAACGAACTTTTCCATATTTGCACTACTAAGCTGGTGCAACTATCCTTGGACCTGTTCCTCTGGCTTCTGCCCAGTAACAACGAACCTACACAATTGTCAGCCCAATCAACCCATTGAATCAACAATACTTACACCTCCCAATAGGCATGAACCTTCAGATCCCTCATCTCAGCCCTAAACTCCGCAATAAACACCAAGATCTCCTCCTGACTCATCCCAAGTCCCtgcctcaacaagaagctaCTAATAGTCTCAAGATTCCTCTCAATATTAGCAAGTGTCCAGAGTCCAATCTCCTTGAACTTCGGATCCTTGGGCCAAGTGTTAGTAGGCCACTTAAACGCCTTTTTTGTAACGTTGACGAAGCCTGCTTCTTTGAGCCGCTTTTCGTGGTTCACACCTTCGTCGAAAGGACGGCCGAGGGCCAAGGCGCCTTTGGCGGTTAGTTCGTCCCATCGATGCAGGGGTGAGTCGGGCTTGAGCGTTCCGTCTTCGGATTTGGCGGGGAACACGGGGTCGATGACTTCGACCCAGCCTCCGGGTTCCAAGTTACTGGACGCTGTTATTAAGAGAAGCGAGAACCTGGGAGTAGGGGGTGAAATACTCGTAGGATTGGCGGATTAGTTTATCCCAGTCTGCTATACTGCCGACCATAAGGCGAACGAAGATGTAGTCGAAGGGTTTAGTCCACGTCCATTCCTTCTCGGCGTCGTCGATCTCAAAGGTACAGTTTGGAGGAACACTGGATAACTTCAGCTACGTGCCCGGACTCTTGAAGTTCCATGCTTACAAGTCTGGCTGGATAGGAGCAATATCGATGCCAAAGACCTAACGCATTCGGTTATGTCTGTGAGAAAAACTGGATAGGCCATCTTACCTCGGCATGAGGATGTTCATCAGCTGTATTGCCAATGTCAGCTCAGGTAACTTATTCAGCTAGTATTTCTCATACCAAACTCGACAGCCCAAATTCCCGTGCCGGTTCCGACATCGAGTACTCTCTTTGCAGTGTCAGCATTGGGCGAGAAATATCGCTTGCCGCCGAATGTCAAGAGAAGTTGATGGTTCTGGAGATCTGTTGCTTCGTCAGCTTCGGATTTCCAGGAACACGCGAGACGAGTTTACCTAAGCGCTCTGATTCATTCTGGGAGCATGTTAGTGAACATTTGTAT
Proteins encoded in this window:
- a CDS encoding related to methyltransferase, producing MANDKSKSSSPAAEQSPPRDADSPEETVLEAGDDDSALGVTDDELSTASLRSSIYEYHMINGRGYHKDEKYWLPSDQNESERLDLQNHQLLLTFGGKRYFSPNADTAKRVLDVGTGTGIWAVEFADEHPHAEVFGIDIAPIQPDFVPPNCTFEIDDAEKEWTWTKPFDYIFVRLMVGSIADWDKLIRQSYDNLEPGGWVEVIDPVFPAKSEDGTLKPDSPLHRWDELTAKGALALGRPFDEGVNHEKRLKEAGFVNVTKKAFKWPTNTWPKDPKFKEIGLWTLANIERNLETISSFLLRQGLGMSQEEILVFIAEFRAEMRDLKVHAYWEVFVVTGQKPEEQVQG